AAAACGATCATCGAGGAAGTCGCAAACCAAGTGGATCAGATGAAAATTAAAACACTTGGCTTTGAAAAAGATAATGTTTCATTTGGCACGTACGAATTATATAATGACAAAGTGGATGCGGAACTGAAAGCGGTATCTGGCATCGTAGAAAAGCTTCGTCTCGTGAAGTCGGCTGATGAAATTGAAGTCCTTAAACAAGCGGCGAAAATTGCGGATGATGCATTTTCGCATATTTGCACTTTCATCAAACCGGGTGTAACTGAGCTTGAAGTCTCAAACGAACTTGAAATGTTCATGAGAAAACAAGGTGCAGCTTCATCTTCTTTTGATATAATTGTAGCTTCGGGGGAACGTGGTGCTTTGCCGCATGGCGTCGCTTCTGAGAAAGTGATCCAATCTGGAGAAATGGTTACATTGGATTTTGGGGCACTATACAATGGATATATTTCAGACATCACCCGAACTGTCGCAGTTGGAGAGCCTTCCGAAAAAATGAAGGAAATCTACGAAGTGACCCTTGCGGCGCAAGAACTGGCTTTGGAAAAGATTAAACCGGGTATGACAGGAATAGAAGCGGATGCAATTGCCCGAGACTACATCAAGTCGAAAGGTTATGGGGATGCCTTCGGACACTCGACAGGCCATGGCATCGGCTTGGAAGTTCATGAAGGTCCGGCATTATCATTCCGTTCGGAAGCGGTTCTTATGCCGA
The genomic region above belongs to Sporosarcina sp. Marseille-Q4943 and contains:
- a CDS encoding Xaa-Pro peptidase family protein, producing MKLSKLREALKEHGLDALLVTNPNNRRYMTGFTGSAGVAIISAEDAVFITDFRYTEQAATQVQGFRIVKHEKTIIEEVANQVDQMKIKTLGFEKDNVSFGTYELYNDKVDAELKAVSGIVEKLRLVKSADEIEVLKQAAKIADDAFSHICTFIKPGVTELEVSNELEMFMRKQGAASSSFDIIVASGERGALPHGVASEKVIQSGEMVTLDFGALYNGYISDITRTVAVGEPSEKMKEIYEVTLAAQELALEKIKPGMTGIEADAIARDYIKSKGYGDAFGHSTGHGIGLEVHEGPALSFRSEAVLMPNMAVTVEPGIYLPGIGGVRIEDDILITEDGNVRLTHSPKELIIL